A single genomic interval of Bos indicus isolate NIAB-ARS_2022 breed Sahiwal x Tharparkar chromosome 5, NIAB-ARS_B.indTharparkar_mat_pri_1.0, whole genome shotgun sequence harbors:
- the LOC139183021 gene encoding olfactory receptor 8S1-like has translation MEVGNTTRVTVFVLQGLSNNPQIQAVLCVTFLVIYFLTLTGNLLMLLVIRTDSHLHTPMYFFLSHLSFLDAFYSSVIVPKLLENLLFKWKTISFLECFAQISLVIFSGATEACLLSVMAYDRFQAVCHPLLYVVTMNKKVCAGLVGASWAIGMGTGLLNTILLSQQHFCGPNLIRSFACEFPPVLLLACSDPYMSVASILTTMVVLGLGSLALLVGSYTRIILTALGINSTTGWNKIFSTCSSHFLVVTTFYGSGMFRYMTPPSGSALEQVLSLQYSVVTPLLNPLIYSLKNQEVKAALRRMLARKPRLIF, from the exons ATGGAAGTTGGGAACACAACCAGAGTCACTGTGTTTGTTCTCCAAGGACTATCCAACAACCCTCAGATCCAGGCAGTACTCTGTGTAACATTCCTAGTGATTTACTTCCTGACCCTCACAGGGaacctgctgatgctgctggtgatCAGGACTGattcccacctccacacccccatgtacttcttcctcagtcACCTCTCCTTTCTGGATGCCTTCTATTCCTCAGTCATTGTGCCTAAGCTGCTAGAGAACCTACTTTTCAAGTGGAAGACTATATCCTTCCTTGAATGTTTCGCCCAGATCTCTTTGGTCATATTTTCTGGGGCCACTGAAGCTTGCCTCCTTTCAGTCATGGCCTATGACCGGTTCCAGGCTGTGTGCCACCCGCTGCTGTATGTGGTGACCATGAACAAGAAGGTGTGTGCTGGCCTGGTGGGAGCCTCCTGGGCAATAGGAATGGGGACTGGCCTGCTTAACACCATCCTCCTGTCTCAACAGCACTTCTGTGGCCCCAACCTCATCCGCAGTTTTGCCTGCGAGTTTCCTCCAGTGCTCCTGTTGGCCTGTTCTGACCCCTACATGAGCGTTGCCTCCATCCTGACCACCATGGTGGTCCTGGGCCTTGGTTCTCTTGCCCTATTGGTGGGTTCTTACACCCGTATTATCTTGACAGCCCTGGGGATCAACTCCACCACAGGTTGGAACAAGATCTTCTCTACCTGCTCATCTCATTTTCTTGTGGTCACCACTTTTTATGGTTCAGGAATGTTCAG GTACATGACCCCACCTTCCGGCTCAGCCCTGGAGCAAGTGCTATCCTTGCAGTACAGTGTGGTGACCCCGCTACTGAACCCCCTTATCTACAGTCTGAAGAACCAGGAGGTGAAGGCAGCGCTAAGGAGGATGCTGGCCAGGAAGCCCAGGCTTATCTTCTAA
- the LOC109558363 gene encoding olfactory receptor 8S1-like, translated as MALRNHSIITEFILTGLSDDPHIQALLFVLFLVIYLLTVMGNLTMLLVIRADSHLHTPMYFFLSNLSFLDLCFSSVTVPKLLKDLLSEKKMISVEGCLTQVFFVFITAGTEAFLLSMMAYDRYAAICHPLLYGQLMSTQLCVKLILASWGLASLNSVIIVLLAVNLDFCEAQTIHHYTCELPSLFPLSCSDVSINIDILICSILLHGLGTFLPVFFSYARIVSTILSISSTTGRSKAFSTCSSHLIAVILFFGSGLIRYLMPTSGSSLDLLSSLQYSAVTPMLNPLIYSLKNMEVKAAVKRTLGKYLQYFK; from the coding sequence ATGGCCTTGAGGAACCACAGCATCATCACCGAGTTTATTCTCACTGGGCTGTCAGACGACCCCCACATCCAGGCTCTGCTCTTTGTCCTCTTCCTGGTGATTTACCTCCTGACCGTGATGGGGAACCTGACGATGCTGTTGGTGATCAGGGctgactcccacctccacacgCCCATGTACTTCTTCTTGAGCAATCTATCATTCCTAGACCTCTGCTTCTCTTCTGTCACTGTGCCCAAGCTCCTGAAGGACCTGCTGTCTGAGAAGAAAATGATCTCTGTCGAGGGCTGCCTGACTCAGGTCTTCTTTGTGTTTATAACTGCAGGGACTGAAGCTTTTCTTCTCTCaatgatggcctatgaccgctatgctGCCATCTGCCACCCACTGCTCTATGGCCAACTGATGAGCACCCAGCTCTGTGTAAAGCTTATACTGGCCTCATGGGGCTTGGCCTCTCTCAATTCAGTCATCATTGTGCTTTTGGCTGTTAACCTGGACTTCTGTGAGGCACAAACCATCCACCATTATACCTGTGAGctgccctccctcttccctctgtctTGCTCTGATGTCTCTATCAATATTGACATCCTGATCTGCTCCATCTTACTACATGGTCTTGGAACCTTCCTCCCAGTCTTCTTCTCCTATGCTCGCATTGTCTCCACCATCCTGAGCATCAGCTCCACCACAGGCAGAAGcaaggccttctccacctgctcctcccacctcaTCGCAGTGATCCTGTTCTTTGGGTCTGGTTTGATTCGTTATCTCATGCCCACTTCCGGTTCCTCCCTAGATTTGCTCTCATCCTTGCAGTACAGTGCAgtcacacccatgctgaaccccctCATCTACAGTCTAAAGAACATGGAGGTGAAGGCAGCTGTGAAAAGGACATTGGGGAAATACCTGCAATATTTTAAGTAG